A genomic window from Helicobacter pylori includes:
- a CDS encoding transcriptional regulator: MIAWLFSLKERSFFATSDFNRFYHQKFTLPCVLQRYAISK; this comes from the coding sequence ATGATCGCTTGGCTTTTTTCTTTAAAAGAGCGATCTTTTTTTGCTACATCCGATTTTAATAGATTTTATCATCAAAAATTTACACTCCCATGCGTTCTCCAACGCTACGCCATTTCTAAGTGA
- the fliE gene encoding flagellar hook-basal body complex protein FliE: MQAIHNDKSLLSPFSELNTDNRTQREESSSAFKEQKGGEFSKLLKQSINELNSTQEQSDKALADMATGQIKDLHQAAIAIGKAETSMKLMLEVRNKAISAYKELLRTQI, encoded by the coding sequence ATGCAAGCCATACACAATGATAAAAGCTTATTGAGTCCTTTCTCTGAGCTTAACACGGACAATAGGACTCAAAGAGAAGAATCAAGCAGTGCCTTTAAAGAACAAAAAGGTGGGGAGTTTTCTAAACTCTTAAAACAATCTATCAATGAGCTTAACAGCACTCAAGAGCAGTCTGATAAAGCCCTAGCGGACATGGCGACAGGGCAAATCAAAGATTTGCACCAAGCGGCCATCGCCATAGGGAAGGCTGAAACGAGCATGAAACTCATGCTTGAAGTGCGTAACAAAGCTATCAGTGCTTACAAAGAGCTTTTAAGAACGCAGATCTGA
- the flgC gene encoding flagellar basal body rod protein FlgC, whose protein sequence is MFLSSFDISGYGLSAQRLRANLISSNIANANTTRTSEGGPYRRQEAVFKAFDFNEILNQKIVQNNQIIPYEDPLDEGDDNPLIPITSVVVDKIVRDDSEPLMKYDPSHPDANAQGYVAYPNVNAVVEMADLVEATRAYQANVAAFQSAKNMAQNAIGMLQT, encoded by the coding sequence ATGTTTTTATCTTCTTTTGATATTAGCGGTTATGGCTTGTCTGCCCAACGCCTAAGGGCTAATTTGATTTCTTCTAATATCGCTAACGCTAACACCACGCGCACGAGCGAAGGAGGCCCTTATAGGAGGCAAGAAGCGGTGTTTAAGGCTTTTGATTTCAATGAAATTTTGAATCAAAAAATCGTGCAAAACAACCAAATTATCCCCTATGAAGACCCTTTAGATGAAGGCGACGATAACCCCTTAATCCCTATCACAAGCGTGGTGGTGGATAAGATTGTGCGCGATGATAGCGAGCCTTTGATGAAATACGACCCAAGCCACCCAGACGCTAACGCGCAAGGCTATGTGGCTTACCCCAATGTGAATGCGGTGGTTGAAATGGCGGACTTGGTAGAAGCGACGAGAGCCTATCAGGCTAATGTTGCCGCCTTTCAAAGCGCTAAAAACATGGCGCAAAATGCAATCGGCATGCTACAAACATGA
- the flgB gene encoding flagellar basal body rod protein FlgB: MSGFWNNFCIFKSLKGLKGVLMDFSKAFGLVYKALDYRALRQDMIASNIANVDTPFYRAKDLDFESVLAKKKAEIFENQSSKVLPLAHTNPRHLDFENSINDGASLFFRDGHLAKNDGNSVDLDIETSEMGKNSTMYLALSSALKKYRGIVNYAIDSSKNL, encoded by the coding sequence ATGAGCGGGTTTTGGAATAATTTTTGCATATTTAAGAGTCTAAAGGGTTTAAAAGGGGTTTTGATGGATTTTTCTAAAGCGTTTGGATTGGTGTATAAAGCGCTAGATTATAGGGCTTTAAGGCAAGATATGATCGCTTCTAACATCGCTAATGTGGATACCCCCTTTTACAGGGCAAAGGATTTGGATTTTGAAAGCGTTTTAGCGAAGAAAAAAGCAGAAATTTTTGAAAACCAATCTAGTAAAGTTTTGCCTTTAGCCCACACTAACCCTAGACATTTAGACTTTGAAAATAGTATAAATGATGGGGCGAGCCTTTTTTTTAGAGATGGGCATTTGGCTAAAAATGACGGCAACAGCGTGGATTTAGACATTGAAACGAGCGAAATGGGTAAAAACTCTACCATGTATTTAGCCTTGAGTTCAGCGTTAAAAAAGTATCGAGGCATCGTGAATTACGCCATTGATTCTAGTAAGAATTTATAA